TGCCCCGCGTCCCCTCGTACGCGGTCAAGCCCAAGCAGGGCGCGGACTCCATCGGCCTCACCTTCACCGCGAACCCGACGGGCCCGGCGGGGGAGATCCTCATCCAGCCGCGCATCGACTTCGCGTACGAGGTGTCCTTCTACTTCGTCGACGACGCCTTCCAGTACGCCCTGTACGCCCCCGACCCGGCCCGCCGCTGGGAGCTCGTCCCCTACGAACCCACCGCGGCGGACCTGGAGTTCGCCCGCGCCTTCGTCGGCTGGAACACCCTCGGCCACGGCATCCAGCGCGTGGACGCCTGCCGGGCCCCGTCGGGCGAGCTCCTCCTCGTCGAGCTGGAGGACCTGAACCCGTACCTCTCCCTGGACCTGCTCCCGCCCGAGGTCCAGGACTCCTTCGTCGCGGCGCTCACCAGATCCCTGCACTCCTTCCTCGGCTCCACCACGACCTGATGTCAGACCCGGCTGCCACGCTTTGCCCATGGACAAGCAGACGTTCTGGAAGCTGATCGAATCGGCCCGCGCGGAGGCGGACACGGCGGCGGACGAGGTGGCGGACCGCGCCGCGCAGCTCCTCGCCGAGCTCCCGGAGGCGGAGATAGTCGAGGCCCAGCAGGTGCTGTGGGACCTGCTGTCGGAGTCGTACCGCGCCCCGCTCTGGGCCGCGGCCTACGTGATCAACGGCGGCTGCTCGGACGACGGGTTCGACTACTTCCGCGGCTGGCTCCTCACGCAGGGGCAGGCGGCCTTCGAGGCGGCCCTGGCCGACCCGGACTCACTCTCCGCCCACCCCGGGGTCCGCGAGGCCGCGGCGGAGGGCCTGGAACTGTGGGACGAGGACGCCCTCTCGATCGCCTGGACGGCCTACGAGTCCGCCACGGGCAATGAACTGCCCGCCGACTCCTTCACGATCAGCTACCCGCCCCTGGACCCCTCCTGGGACTTCGACTTCGACGACACGGAGGAAACGGCCGCCCGCCTGCCCCGCCTCTCGGCCCTCTTCGACTAGTCACTCGTAGCGGTGGAGCAGCGAATCGCGCTCGCTCTGCCGGATGCCCTCGATGGTCAGGCCGGGCAGGGCGAGGTGGGAGAGGGTGACCTCGGCGGAGCTCGGGACGGCGTCCTCGGCGAGCCACTGCTCGGGCTTCCAGGCGTTGCCGCGCAGGAACGCCTTCGGGCAGTGCTGGTAGGCCTCTTCGACCTCCACGACGATCGCGCTGCGCGGCGGCTTGCCGACCGGCGTCAGCTGCTCCAACAGACCCGGGTCGGCGGAGATGCAGGCCCGCCCGTTCACCCGCAGGGTGGTGGCCCGGCCGGGGATGACGAAGATCAGCCCGGCCCGGCCGGTCTCCACGATGTTGCGGCTGCTGTCGAGCCGCTTGTTGCCGGTGGCGTCCGGGATGGCCAGGGTGAACTCGTCCAGCACGGCCACGAACCCGGGCGGCCCGCCGCGCGGGGTCACGTCGCAGGTCCCGTCGGCGCCGGCACTGGCGACGAACACCAGCGAGGACCGCCCGATGACCGCGCGGGAGACGTCGTGGATCCGATCCACGGCCTTCCGCCGCACGAGCTCGCTCGGCTCCTCGTACAACCCGCTCAACTCGGCGGTGCTCCGGACGGCGGTGGCGCTCAGCGCCTCGAATATGCGCCCGCTCGGCGGCGGCGTGGTGGCTGTCACGTGCAAGCACGCTACCGGGTGACACGATCCGGAGCCCGCTGGCGTCGAGGTTCGCTGCCTGCGGCCAGGCGCTTACGACCGTCCGCCGCCCGTCGTCACCCCGGCGAGTGCACATGTGCGCGAGTGGCAAGCTTGAACCATGAACGATGCAGCCCCGGCGCACACCCCCGCGCCCGCGCCCCGCCGTGCCCGCCTCCGCGCCCCCGAGCTGATCGGCAAGGGGGGCTGGCTGAACACCGGTGGGAAGGAACTCACCCTCGCCGAGCTGCGAGGCAAGTGCGTGATTCTCGATTTTTGGACGTTCTGCTGCATCAACTGCCTGCACGTCCTCGACGAGCTCCGCGAGCTGGAGGAGAAGCACCGCGACACCCTCGTGATCATCGGGGTGCACTCGCCGAAGTTCGTGCACGAGGCCGAGCACGCCGCCGTCGTCGATGCCGTCGAGCGGTACGAGGTGCACCACCCCGTGCTCGACGATCCCGAGCTCGCCACCTGGAAGCAGTACGCCGTCCGCGCCTGGCCCACGCTCGTCGTGATCGACCCCGAGGGGTACATCGTCGCCCAGCACGCCGGTGAGGGGCACGCGCACGCCATCGCGCGGCTGGTGGAGGAGCTGGAGGCCGAGCACGAGGCCAAGGGGACGCTGCGGCGCGGGGACGGGCCGTACGTGGCGCCCGAGCCGGTAGCGAGCGACCTGCGGTTCCCCGGGAAGGCGTTGCTGCTGCCGAGCGGGAACTTCCTGGTCTCGGACTCGACGCGGCACCAGCTCGTCGAGCTGGCCGCCGACGGGGAGAGCGTCGTACGGCGCATCGGCAGCGGGTCGCGCGGGTTCACCGCGGACAGCTTCAGCGAGCCGCAGGGGCTCGCGCTGCTGCCTGGGGGCACCTCCCGGACGGAGTCTGGGGGAGGGCGGGTCGTGGTCGCGGACACCGTCAACCACGCGCTGCGCGTCCTCGACCTGGAGAGCGGGGCCGTCGAGACCGTCGCCGGGACCGGGCGGCAGTGGTGGCAGGGCTCGCCGACCTCCGGGCCGGCCCTCGAAGTCGACCTGTCCTCGCCCTGGGACGTGGCCTGGTGGCAGGGCAAGGTGTGGATCGCCATGGCGGGCGTGCACCAGCTGTGGACCTGGGACCCGGCGGAAGGGACCGTCGAGGTCGCGGCCGGCACCACCAACGAGGGGCTGCACGACGGGCCCGTCGCCGAGGCCTGGTTCGCCCAGCCGTCCGGGCTCGCCGCCGCCGGGGACCGGCTGTGGATCGCCGACTCCGAGACCAGTGCCCTGCGGTACGTCGAGGCCACCGACGCCGGCTACGTCATCAAGTCGGCCGTCGGCACCGGTCTGTTCGACTTCGGGCACCGCGACGGGGACGCCGGCCAGGCCCTGCTCCAGCACCCGCTCGGGGTGACCGCCCTGCCCGACGGCTCGGTCGCGGTGTGCGACACCTACAACCACGCGCTGCGGCGGTTCGACCCGGCGACCGGGCAGGTGTCCACCCTCGCCACCGATCTGCGCGAGGCCGCCGACGCCGTGCTGGTCGGCGAGGACATCGTCGTCGTGGAGTCCGCCCGGCACCGGCTGACCCGGCTGCGGCTCCCCGAGGAGGCCGTACGGGTGGACGCGGTCGCCCACCGCACGCAGCGGGCCGCCACCGAGGTGGCCCCCGGCACGCTCCGGCTCGACGTGGTCTTCCAGGCCCCGAGCGGCCAGAAGCTGGACACCCGCTACGGGCCCTCGACACGGCTGCTGGTCTCCTCGACCCCGCCGGAACTGCTCGCGGGCGGCGAGGGCGCCGGGACCGATCTGTTCCGGGAGCTCGCGCTGAACCCGGCCGTCACCGAGGGCGTGCTGCACGTCTCCGCGATGGCCGCGTCCTGCGACGACGACCCTGAGAACGAGTACCCGGCCTGCCACGTCCACCAGCAGGACTGGGGCGTGCCCGTCCGCGTCACCGCGGACGGGGCCGGCCGGCTGCCGCTCGTCCTCGCCGGGATGGATGAGGACGCGCAGCCGGGTTAGGACCGCGGCCGCGCCCGATGGGCCCGCCAGGAGGCCAGGGCGTCGGTGCGGCTGCCCGCCGGGTGGGTGGTGTGCCAGTCCCGCAGGAAGCGGTTCAGTTCGAACTGGGTGCCGATCTCCTGCGGGCGGGCCGCCTCCGCCCGGGTTTCCCGCCAGTGCCGGGCCGCGTCCGCCAGGGTGCGGCCCGCGTTCTCGGCGATGTACGTCCGCATGAACGCGTCGAAGTGGAACGACGGTCCCAGTTCCTCGCGGAACCACGCGCGGAGCACCTGGCTGCACCGCTGCCCCTCGGGGATCACCGTGTCGCCGTGGACCGGCGCCGCCAGTTGCCCGCCGCCGCCCGTGCGCCGGCGGGCGGCCGGGGCGGGCGGCGGCAGCGGCCGGCCGTCGAGCGCGTCGGCGAGACGGCCGGTGAGCGCCGCCTTGCCGCCGCCGGCCGGTACTCCCATGGAGCGGGCCAGCCCGGTCAGCTCCGCAAGGGTCCAGTACCAGCGGAGCAGTTCGGCGCCGGTGAGGTCCGCGGTGAGGGCGGGACGCGGACGCGCGGGGTCACCGGATGCGAGGTCGCCGGACGCGGGGTCGACGGACGCGGGGCGGCCCGGCATGACTAGCCCTCCAGGAACGCCACCAGGGCGTTGGCGAGGAGGTACGGGTCGTCCGCGCCGCACAGTTCGCGGGCGCTGTGCATCGAGAGGATCGCGACGCCGATGTCCACGGTCTGGATGCCGTGCCGGGCGGCCGTGATCGGGCCGATCGTCGTGCCGCACGGCATCGAGTTGTTGGAGACGAACGTCTGCCACGGCACGCCGGCCCGCTCGCAGGCGCTCGCGAACACCGCGCGCCCGCTGCCGTCCGTCGCGTACCGCTGGTTGACGTTCACCTTCAGGATCGGCCCGCCGTTGGCGCGCGGGTGGTGCGAGGGGTCGTGCCGCTCCGAGTAGTTGGGGTGCACCGCGTGGCCGGTGTCCGAGGACAGACAGATGGTGCCGGCGAAGGCGCGGGCGCGGTCCTCGTACGTCCCTCCGCGCGAGAAGACTGAACGTTCCAGCACGTTGCCGAGGAGCGGCCCGTCCGCGCCCGTGTCGGACTGCGAGCCGTTCTCCTCGTGGTCGAAGGCGGCCAGCACCGGGATGTGGTCCAGCTTGCCCGCGGCGGAGACCGCCGCCAGCGCCGCGACGCCCGCGTGCACCGACAGCAGGTTGTCCATGCGCGGGCCGGCCAGCAGCTCGCGGTCGCGGCCCAGGTAGGCGGGCGGCTCGATCGAGTGGACCATCAGGTCCCAGCCGGCCACCGAGCCCTGCGGCAGGCCCTCTTCCTCTTCCAGGAAGGCGATCAGGTCGCCCTCCTGGACCTCGCCGAGGCCCCAGATCGGCTGCATGTGGCGCTGCTTGTCGAGCTTGAGCCCGTCGCTGTTCACCGACCGGTCCAGGTGCACGGCGAGTTGGGGCACGCGCAGCAGCGCGCGGTCCACGTTGACCAGGCGCTCGGAACCGTCGCGCAGGGTCAGCCGCCCGGCCAGGCCGAGGTCGCGGTCGAGCCAGGTGTTGAGGAGGGTGCCGCCGTAGATCTCGACGGCGATCTGCCGCCAGCCCTGGGAGCCCGTGTCCGGCAGCGGCTTGACCCGCAGGTTGGGGGAGTCGGTGTGCGCGCCGATGATCCGGAACGGGGTGTGCGCGGCCGCGCCCTCCGGGACGTACCAGGCGATGAGCGCGCCGCCGCGGAGCACGAACTTGCCCCCGGTGCCCGCGTCCCAGGCGTCCGTTTCCGACAACTGCCTGAAGCCTGCCTTCTCCAGCCGCTCGGCCGCGTTGGCCACGGCGTGGTACGGCGACGGACTGGCCGTCAGGAAGGTCATCAGGTCGTCGGTGTGGCCGCGGTCGAAGCGGGCGGGAGAGCTCATGTGGTTCACCTTAACGACGGTCGTGTACGCCATGGCCGGACTGCGGCGGATGGCCGGGAGGCCGGGTCCGCGGGCGGGTGATCTGCGGGCTCGGGACCTCTCAGCCCGGCGGGCGCTCGAAGCGGCGCTGCAGCTGTCTGCGCTCGCCCCGGCGGATGCGCGGGAGCATCTCCGGGGTCTGCGCGGAGCGCTGCGCGCGTCTCTTGCGTCCGGCGCAGAAGATACAGGCCTCGCCGGGGGGAGCGTCGGGGTCGATGGGTGCTCCGGGGTGTTCGGAGCAGCCCGAGGCGTTGCGGGGGCGGGACAGCTCGCGGGCGACCATGAAGGCGCGGTGCAGGTCGTCCGCGATGCGCACGAACGCGTCGGGGGGCGAGGACAGGCCCAGGTGGAAGCGCTGGTCCTCGACGGTGCGCAGGTACGAGCGCAGCAGATCGAGGGTGTACGGGCCCTCGGGCACGGGGTAGCCGAGGCGGCGCTGCTCGCCGGCCGCCGCGGCGGCCGGGCGGGCGCCCTGCAGGCGCTGCCCGAGGCGGCGCCGGTCGTTGCAGATGAGGCAGCGGCCCCAGCCCTCGGGGGCCTCGGGGTCCAGGGCGCCGTTGGGGTGCTCGGGGCAGCCGGTGTAGCTGCGGGCGGGGGCCAGGCCGGCGGCGGTCTGGAAGGCCACGTAGAGGGCGTCGGCGATGCCGTCGTACTCGGCGGGGTGGGCGCCGTCGTAGAGCTCGCGCAGGTGGTCGCCGAGGCTGCCCAGGCTCGCCTGCAGCTCCTTGAGGGCGTACGGCCGCCCGGTGGGGACGGAGTACCCCCTGCTGCTGCCGTGCTGATCCTGTGGACTCATGCGTACGAGCGTCCCATGAACGACCGACATCGGGTAAAGCCGCAGTACAGGGCTGTGGACGAGGCTCCGGACGCGGCGACGGCCGGGCCTCCGTGCGGAGGCCCGGCCGTCGGGCGTGCGTAGACCGCGTACTGCGGGATCGGCGAGGCGGCGCAGCCTAGAAGGCGGCCTCGTCGAGGTCCATCAGCGTGTTGTCGACGGCCTCGGCCAGCGCGCGCTGGACGGAGACGCCGGGCAGGACCTGGGCCGCGAAGAACTTCGCGGCGGCGATCTTGCCGGTGTAGAACGGCACGTCCTTGGCGGCGGCGCCGGCCAGCTTCTCGGCGGCCACGGCCGCGCCCTTGAGGAGCAGGTAACCGACGACGACGTCACCGGACGCCATCAGCAGGCGGGTGGTGTTCTGGCCGACCTTGTAGATGTTCTTGACGTCCTCGCCGGTGGCGGTGAGGTCGACGATCATCTGGCCGACGATGGCCTCCAGGTCCACGGCGGCCTTGGCGAGCGCGTCGCGGGCCGGGGCCAGCTCCTCGCCGCCGACGCCCTCGGCCAGGAACTTCTTGATCGTCTCGGAGAGGACGTTCAGGGCGGCGCCCTGGTCGCGGACGATCTTCCGGAAGAAGAAGTCCTGGCCCTGGATCGCGGTGGTGCCCTCGTAGAGGGTGTCGATCTTGGCGTCGCGGATGTACTGCTCGATCGGGTACTCCTGCAGGTAGCCGGAGCCACCGAAGGTCTGCAGGGACTGGGCGAGCTGCTCGTAGGACTTCTCCGAGCCGTAGCCCTTCACGATCGGCAGGAGCAGGTCGTTGAGGCCGATCAGGGCGGAGGCGTCCTCGCCGGCGGCCTGCTTGACCTGGATGTCGTCCTGGACGGAGGCGGTGTACAGCACGAGGGCGCGCATGCCCTCGGCGTACGCCTTCTGCGTCATGAGCGAGCGGCGCACGTCGGGGTGGTGCGTGATGGTGACCTTGGGCGCGGTCTTGTCCATGAAGTTGGCCAGGTCCGGGCCCTGCACGCGCTCCTTGGCGTACTCCAGCGCGTTCAGGTAGCCCGTCGAGAGCGTCGCGATGGCCTTCGTGCCGACCATCATGCGGGCGAACTCGATGATCATGAACATCTGGCGGATGCCGTCGTGCTTGTCACCGATCAGCCAGCCCTTGGCGGGGTGCTGGTCGCCGAAGGTCATCTCGCACGTGTTGGAGGCCTTGAGGCCCATCTTGTGCTCGACGTTCGTCGCGTAGACGCCGTTGCGCTCGCCCAGCTCGCCGGTCTCCCAGTCGAAGTGGAACTTGGGCACGAGGAAGAGCGAGAGCCCCTTCGTCCCGGGGCCGTGGCCCTCGGGGCGCGCGAGGACGTAGTGGAGGATGTTCTCCTCCATGTCGTGCTCGCCGGACGTGATGAAGCGCTTCACGCCCTCGATGTGCCAGGAGCCGTCCTCCTGCAGGACCGCCTTGGTGCGGCCGGCGCCGACGTCCGAGCCGGCGTCCGGCTCGGTGAGGACCATGGTGGAGCCCCAGCGCTTCTCGACGGCGATCTGCGCGATCTTCTTCTGCGCCTCGTTGCCCTCGTCGTGGAGGACGCCGGCGAACGCCGGGCCGGAGGAGTACATCCAGATGGCCGGGTTCGAGCCGAGCAGGAGCTCCGCGTAGGCCCAGACGAGGGAGCGCGGGGAGACGGTGCCGCCGATCTCCTCGGGGATGCCCATGCGCCAGTACTCGGAGTCCATGAAGGCCTTGTAGCTCTTCTTGAAGGACGCCGGGACGGGCGCGGTGTTGGTCTCCGGGTCGAAGACGGGCGGGTTGCGGTCGGCGTCCGCGAAGGACTCGGCCAGCTCGTTCTCGGCGAGACGGGCTATCTCGGACAGGACGTCCTTGGCGGTCTCGGAGTCCATCTCCTCGAACGGACCGGTGCCGTACAGCTTGTCGCGGCCGAGCACCTCGAAGAGGTTGAACTCGATGTCGCGGAGATTCGACTTGTAGTGCCCCATGGCGACGGCTCCGTTAAGGCTCGGGGAGACAGGTTCCTCGTACATACCAATCGGTAACGTAATGATGCTACCCGCCGGTAATAAGGCGCAACCCCTACCGCCCGGACTGTGACGACTCTCTCGGCGACCGTAGTGCGCCCTCCGGCGCCGCGGCCGCGCACTACGGTCGGGGGCGCAGGCACGCCCCCCGTGCCCTTTCCCCTTCCCGAGGAGCCCCTCGCATGCGGACCTACCTGAAAGCCGGCGCCGCGGTCACCGCCGTCCTTGCGGCCCTCGTCCTCTGGTTCGTCCTGGACAACCCGTTGGTCACCGAACCCGAGCCGGACCACAAGCTTCCCCGCCCCACCGCCGGCGCCCCGCAATAGCCCGTCCCCCGGGTCCCCGAAACCGCCCGGGCACCCGGCGCCGCCGCCCTCGACTCCCGCTGACCGGAACTCGACGTCCCGGCGGTCGCCCGTCTCGGTAGGCTTCGGCCCATGTACGGCTACGACCAGAACGTGAGCGCGGGGCAGCAGCAGTACGCGCAGCCCCAGCAGGGCTACGCGCAGCAGCAGCCGCCGCTGTACCCCGAGCCCTCGCCGCCGTCGCTCGCGGACGCGGTACGGGCCTTCACCACCGGATCCCTGTCCGCGGAGGACTTCCAGCAGGTCTTCGCCTCCTCGAAGGTCTACTGCCCGCGCGGCGAGACCCCCGGGTTCCTGGCGCTGCACAACACGCAGCAGCCGGTCATCCCCATGTTCACCACGCTCAAGGAACTGCGCCGGTACGCCGGCAAGGAGTCCAAGTACTTCGTGATCACGGGCGCCGAGGTGATCGACCTGCTCCCGACCGGGTACGGCTTCGTCCTCGACATGGAGGGCGACCACCGGATGGTCTTCGACGCGAAGGCGGTCGAGCAGATGGTCGACTTCGCGATGCGTCGCATGTATGGCTAGACGCCATTGCTGCGCAGGTGGCCAGACGCCAATGCTGCGCAGGTGGCCAGACGCCATTGCTGCGTAGGTGGCTGGCTGACGCCTGACGGGGGGCGCGTTGCTGAGGGTGCACTTCACCACCGAGGACCTGCTCAACGTCACCTTCGCGAGCGAGCCGCTGCCACTGGTGGAGCTGGCCATGGCGCTGGTCGCCTGCCAGCGCACCGACGAGCAGGCGGTTTTCGGCCGCTGGCGGGGCCGGACGGCCCGGGAGCTGCCGGGTTCCCGGGTGCGGCCGCTGCTGGACCTGCTGCGGCCCGACGGCGACAACCCGCAGTTCGTCGAGCCGTACGAGCGCACGCTGGAGGAGGGCCTGTCCGCCGTACGGGGGGCGGGCCCGCGGCTCACCGCCGAGGAGCTGGGCCGCACCGCGGCCCGGGCCCCCGGCTCCGCGTCCTGGCTGCGCGCGCTGTGGGGCCAGGACCGCGAGGCGTGGGACCAGCTCGACGGCGCGATACGGGCCGCGTACGAGGTGCTCGTCGCCCCGCACTGGCCGCGCATCCGGCAGTCCTTCCAGGCGGACGTGGCCTGGCGCGCCCGGCTGCTGGCCGCCCACGGCATCAAGGCGTGCCTGGCCAGTACGCATCCGCGGGCCGGCTGGACGGGGAGCGCCTTCGAGGTCGGCGTGCGACCCGACTACGAGGTCCGGCTCGCGGGGCGCGGGCTGGTGCTGATGCCCTCGCCGTTCTGGACGGGGCGCCCGCTGCTCGCGGAGGGCCCGGAGGGCCCGTCGGGGGCGTACCTGCTGATGTACCCGGCCCTGACCCCGCTCCCGCTGATCGGCGCGGGCCCGGCGGAGGGCGCGCTGGACGCGCTGCTGGGCCGCACCAGGGCGGCGGTGCTCCAGCTGCTGGTCCAGCAGCGCACCACCTCGGAGCTGGCCCGGGACCTCGACATCAGCCTCCCCTCGGTCTCGGAGCACACCCGCACCCTGCGCGCGGCCGGCCTGATCACCACCCGGCGGGACGGCAAGGCGGTCCTCCACTCGGCGACGGGCCTGGGCGTGGACCTGCTGCACAGCGGCGGCTGAACGTTTCGGCGAGACCCGAAACCATCGCGGCCGTGGCGGAGGCTCCCGAGTATCGGTGGTGCGGGGAACCCGCTCGACGACCAGGGGAGATTGCGATGTCACGTACGTCGTTACGCACGAAGCTCGCGGCAGTGGCGGCCACGGGGGTGATGGCGCTGGGCACGGGGGTCCTGGCGGCATCGCCCGCGCAGGCGGCGGCGAGGGGGGCCGCGCAGGCGGCCGCCGACTGCCCGTACGAGTACTTCTGTGCCTACGAGGGGCCCGGCTACACCGGCCGCTCCATCAAGGTGTGGCAGTGCAATGACGTGCGATGGGTCCCGTGGACCACGACGAACGGGTCGTGGATCAACAACCAGACCGCGGGGACGCGCGCGCGGTTCCAGTGGTCCAACGGGACGAGCTCCTACACGCCGGGCGCCTATTCCGTCGCGTACAGCGGGGTCAACTGGGGCCCGATCCACTACATCGACCCCTGCTAGTCGCACCACCCACGGCCGCTGCTCCTGCCACGCCCGTCCCGCCGCGCACCGCGGCCGGGGCGGGCGTGGCCCGTTTCAGGGCCGGTTGCGGCGCCGCCACACGGTCGCCCCCACCGCGGCCAGCGCGAGCGCGAGGGCTCCGTACGTCCACAGGAGCGCGGGGTCCGGGCGGTGGGCCAGCGAGGTGCGGGTGCCCGCCAGGGCGAGGGCGAAGACCGCGTAGCTGCCCTCCACGCCCTGGAACCGGGTCGCCCAGCGCAACAGCAGGCCGCCGACCAGGCACAGCACCCCCCAGACGGCGAGGTAGGGCCAGGGGGAGCCGGGCAGCGGATCCAGCGGGAGGTCGGTGGCCGCCCAGTGGTAGGCGGCGTAGCCGGCGGCCACCAGGCCGGCCGCGGTGGCGGCGGACCAGCCCAGCGCGACGAGCGCGGCGAGCGGTCTCGGGCGCGCGGTGCCGGTCTGTGCGCCGTCCTCCGCCTCCTCGCCCGTCCGCGCGCCGTCGGTCTGGCCGGTCGGGGTGATCACTGATCGGGCTCCTGCGGTGTGCGTGTGTCTGTCTCCGTACGTGTCGCTCCTGAGGACGTCTGCCCGGGGCCTCGGGTTGCCCCGGGAATGGACGCGCGGTGTGCTCTGTTCAGAGGGGTGTGGCAGAAAGTTCGAGTTTCAACTAAACTCGACGCAGAAGGAGGTCCTGACCATGCCCGCAGTGACTGTTGAGAACCCGTTGACCCTTCCGCGAGTGGCCGAGCCGCAGGCCGCCGTCGCGCGCAAGGTGCTGGCCGTCGTCGCCGCCCCCGGTGGGTTCGAGGGCGAGGGATTCCCGGTGCGCCGCGCGTTCGCCGGGATCAACTACCAGTACCTCGACCCGTTCATCATGATGGACCAGATGGGCGAGGTGGAGTACGCGCCGGGCGAGCCCAAGGGCACCCCCTGGCACCCCCACCGAGGCTTCGAGACCGTCACGTACCTGATCGACGGAACCTTCGTCCACCAGGACAGCAACGGCGGCGGCGGAGTCATCAACGGCGGTGACACCCAGTGGATGACCGCCGGTTCGGGCCTGCTGCACATCGAGGCCCCGCCGGAGTCCCTCGTCGTGTCCGGAGGGCTTTTCCACGGCCTGCAGCTGTGGGTCAACCTCCCGGCCTCCGACAAGATGATGCCCCCGCGCTACCAGGACATCGGCGGCGGCCAGGTCCAGCTGCTGACCACCCCTGACGGCGGCTCCCTGCTCCGCGTGATCGCCGGTGAACTCGACGGCCACCAGGGCCCTGGCATCACCCACACCCCGATCACGATGATCCACGCGACCGTCAGCCCGGGCGCGCAGATCACCCTCCCGTGGCGCGAGGACTTCAACGCCCTCGCGTACGTCATGGCCGGGCGCGGCTCGGTCGGCGAGGACCGCCGGCCCATCCGGACCGGGCACACGGCCGTCTTCGGCGAGGGCGGCTCGATCACGGTGCGGGCGGACGAGTCCCAGGACTCCAATGCCCCGGACCTGGAGGTCGTCATCCTCGGCGGGCGTCCGATCC
This genomic window from Streptomyces sp. NBC_01351 contains:
- a CDS encoding pirin family protein; the protein is MPAVTVENPLTLPRVAEPQAAVARKVLAVVAAPGGFEGEGFPVRRAFAGINYQYLDPFIMMDQMGEVEYAPGEPKGTPWHPHRGFETVTYLIDGTFVHQDSNGGGGVINGGDTQWMTAGSGLLHIEAPPESLVVSGGLFHGLQLWVNLPASDKMMPPRYQDIGGGQVQLLTTPDGGSLLRVIAGELDGHQGPGITHTPITMIHATVSPGAQITLPWREDFNALAYVMAGRGSVGEDRRPIRTGHTAVFGEGGSITVRADESQDSNAPDLEVVILGGRPIREPMAHYGPFVMNNKHELQQAFDDFQAGRLGTIPTTARERTKSAEQHS